In Oryctolagus cuniculus chromosome X, mOryCun1.1, whole genome shotgun sequence, a single window of DNA contains:
- the CSTF2 gene encoding cleavage stimulation factor subunit 2 isoform X2 codes for MAGLTVRDPAVDRSLRSVFVGNIPYEATEEQLKDIFSEVGPVVSFRLVYDRETGKPKGYGFCEYQDQETALSAMRNLNGREFSGRALRVDNAASEKNKEELKSLGTGAPVIESPYGETISPEDAPESISKAVASLPPEQMFELMKQMKLCVQNSPQEARNMLLQNPQLAYALLQAQVVMRIVDPEIALKILHRQTNIPTLIAGNPQPVHGAGPGSGSSVSMNQPNPQGPQPQSLGGMHVNGAPPLMQASMPGGVPAPGQMAAAVTGPGPGSLAPGGGMQTQVGMPGGGPVPMERGQVPMQDPRAALQRGSLPANVPTPRGLLGDAPNDPRGGTLLSVTGDVEPRGYLGPPHQGPPMHHVPGHESRGPPPHEMRGGPLAEPRPLMAEPRGPMLDQRGPPLDGRGGRDPRGIDARSMEARAMEARGLDARSMEARAMEARAMEARAMEARAMEVRAMEVRGMEARGMDTRGPVPGPRGPLPSGMPGPAPMNMAVGPQGARQVPVMQGAGMQGASLQGGSQPGAFSPGQNQVTPQDHEKAALIMQVLQLTADQIAMLPPEQRQSILILKEQIQKSTGAP; via the exons ATGGCGGGTTTGACTGTTAGAGACCCTGCGGTGGATCGTTCTCTACGTTCTGTATTTG TGGGAAACATTCCTTATGAAGCTACTGAAGAACAATTAAAGGACATCTTTTCTGAGGTTGGACCTGTTGTTAGTTTTAG ATTGGTATATGATAGGGAAACAGGAAAGCCAAAGGGTTATGGCTTCTGTGAATACCAAGACCAAGAGACAGCACTTAGTGCCATGCGGAACCTGAATGGACGTGAATTCAGTGGGAGAGCACTTCGAGTGGACAATGCAGCCagtgaaaagaacaaagaagagtTAAAGA GCCTTGGCACTGGTGCCCCAGTCATTGAGTCACCTTATGGAGAGACCATCAGTCCTGAGGATGCCCCTGAGTCCATTAGCAAAGCAGTTGCCAGTCTTCCACCAGAGCAGATGTTTGAACTGATGAAACAAATGAAG CTCTGTGTCCAGAATAGTCCCCAGGAAGCACGGAACATGTTACTTCAGAATCCTCAGCTGGCATATGCTTTGCTGCAAGCACAGGTAGTGATGAGAATCGTGGATCCAGAGATTGCCCTG AAAATTCTGCATCGCCAGACAAATATCCCAACACTGATTGCAGGCAACCCCCAACCAGTCCATGGTGCTGGACCTGGCTCTGGATCCAGTGTATCGATGAACCAGCCAAATCCTCAGGGCCCTCAGCCCCAATCTTTG GGTGGAATGCACGTCAATGGCGCACCTCCTCTGATGCAAGCTTCTATGCCAGGTGGTGTTCCAGCACCAGGGCAGATGGCCGCTGCTGTCACAGGACCTGGCCCTGGTTCCTTAGCTCCTGGAG GAGGAATGCAGACTCAGGTTGGAATGCCAGGAGGTGGACCAGTGCCCATGGAACGAGGACAAG TGCCGATGCAAGACCCCAGAGCAGCTCTACAGCGGGGCTCTTTGCCTGCCAACGTCCCAACTCCTCGAGGTCTCTTAGGAGATGCTCCAAATGACCCACGGGGAGGCACTTTACTTTCTGTAACTGGAGACGTAGAGCCTAG AGGTTACCTGGGACCACCTCATCAGGGTCCACCCATGCACCACGTCCCTGGTCATGAAAGCCGTGGCCCACCCCCACATGAGATGAGAGGAGGGCCACTAGCTGAACCTAGACCTCTAATGGCAGAGCCAAGAGGACCCATGCTAGATCAGAGGGGTCCACCTTTGGATGGCAGAG GTGGACGAGATCCACGAGGCATAGATGCACGAAGTATGGAGGCCCGAGCCATGGAGGCAAGAGGATTAGATGCACGAAGTATGGAGGCCAGAGCAATGGAAGCCCGTGCCATGGAGGCCCGTGCCATGGAGGCCCGTGCCATGGAGGTCCGTGCTATGGAAGTCCGAGGAATGGAGGCTAGAGGCATGGACACCAGGGGCCCAGTGCCCGGACCTAGAGGACCTCTGCCTAGTGGAATGCCAGGTCCCGCTCCAATGAATATGGCGGTTGGtccccagggagccagacag GTCCCAGTCATGCAGGGAGCAGGCATGCAAGGAGCAAGCCTGCAGGGTGGAAGCCAGCCTGGTGCCTTTAGTCCTGGGCAGAACCAAGTCACTCCACAGGATCATGAGAAG gctgctttgattatgcAGGTTCTTCAGCTGACTGCAGACCAGATTGCCATGCTGCCACCGGAGCAAAGGCAGAGTATCCTAATCTTAAAGGAACAAATCCAGAAATCCACTGGAGCGCCTTAA
- the CSTF2 gene encoding cleavage stimulation factor subunit 2 isoform X1 produces the protein MAGLTVRDPAVDRSLRSVFVGNIPYEATEEQLKDIFSEVGPVVSFRLVYDRETGKPKGYGFCEYQDQETALSAMRNLNGREFSGRALRVDNAASEKNKEELKSLGTGAPVIESPYGETISPEDAPESISKAVASLPPEQMFELMKQMKLCVQNSPQEARNMLLQNPQLAYALLQAQVVMRIVDPEIALKILHRQTNIPTLIAGNPQPVHGAGPGSGSSVSMNQPNPQGPQPQSLGGMHVNGAPPLMQASMPGGVPAPGQMAAAVTGPGPGSLAPGGGMQTQVGMPGGGPVPMERGQGTLQHSPVGPAGPASIERVQVPMQDPRAALQRGSLPANVPTPRGLLGDAPNDPRGGTLLSVTGDVEPRGYLGPPHQGPPMHHVPGHESRGPPPHEMRGGPLAEPRPLMAEPRGPMLDQRGPPLDGRGGRDPRGIDARSMEARAMEARGLDARSMEARAMEARAMEARAMEARAMEVRAMEVRGMEARGMDTRGPVPGPRGPLPSGMPGPAPMNMAVGPQGARQVPVMQGAGMQGASLQGGSQPGAFSPGQNQVTPQDHEKAALIMQVLQLTADQIAMLPPEQRQSILILKEQIQKSTGAP, from the exons ATGGCGGGTTTGACTGTTAGAGACCCTGCGGTGGATCGTTCTCTACGTTCTGTATTTG TGGGAAACATTCCTTATGAAGCTACTGAAGAACAATTAAAGGACATCTTTTCTGAGGTTGGACCTGTTGTTAGTTTTAG ATTGGTATATGATAGGGAAACAGGAAAGCCAAAGGGTTATGGCTTCTGTGAATACCAAGACCAAGAGACAGCACTTAGTGCCATGCGGAACCTGAATGGACGTGAATTCAGTGGGAGAGCACTTCGAGTGGACAATGCAGCCagtgaaaagaacaaagaagagtTAAAGA GCCTTGGCACTGGTGCCCCAGTCATTGAGTCACCTTATGGAGAGACCATCAGTCCTGAGGATGCCCCTGAGTCCATTAGCAAAGCAGTTGCCAGTCTTCCACCAGAGCAGATGTTTGAACTGATGAAACAAATGAAG CTCTGTGTCCAGAATAGTCCCCAGGAAGCACGGAACATGTTACTTCAGAATCCTCAGCTGGCATATGCTTTGCTGCAAGCACAGGTAGTGATGAGAATCGTGGATCCAGAGATTGCCCTG AAAATTCTGCATCGCCAGACAAATATCCCAACACTGATTGCAGGCAACCCCCAACCAGTCCATGGTGCTGGACCTGGCTCTGGATCCAGTGTATCGATGAACCAGCCAAATCCTCAGGGCCCTCAGCCCCAATCTTTG GGTGGAATGCACGTCAATGGCGCACCTCCTCTGATGCAAGCTTCTATGCCAGGTGGTGTTCCAGCACCAGGGCAGATGGCCGCTGCTGTCACAGGACCTGGCCCTGGTTCCTTAGCTCCTGGAG GAGGAATGCAGACTCAGGTTGGAATGCCAGGAGGTGGACCAGTGCCCATGGAACGAGGACAAG GAACCCTACAGCACTCGCCTGTGGGACCCGCCGGGCCTGCCTCAATTGAACGAGTTCAAG TGCCGATGCAAGACCCCAGAGCAGCTCTACAGCGGGGCTCTTTGCCTGCCAACGTCCCAACTCCTCGAGGTCTCTTAGGAGATGCTCCAAATGACCCACGGGGAGGCACTTTACTTTCTGTAACTGGAGACGTAGAGCCTAG AGGTTACCTGGGACCACCTCATCAGGGTCCACCCATGCACCACGTCCCTGGTCATGAAAGCCGTGGCCCACCCCCACATGAGATGAGAGGAGGGCCACTAGCTGAACCTAGACCTCTAATGGCAGAGCCAAGAGGACCCATGCTAGATCAGAGGGGTCCACCTTTGGATGGCAGAG GTGGACGAGATCCACGAGGCATAGATGCACGAAGTATGGAGGCCCGAGCCATGGAGGCAAGAGGATTAGATGCACGAAGTATGGAGGCCAGAGCAATGGAAGCCCGTGCCATGGAGGCCCGTGCCATGGAGGCCCGTGCCATGGAGGTCCGTGCTATGGAAGTCCGAGGAATGGAGGCTAGAGGCATGGACACCAGGGGCCCAGTGCCCGGACCTAGAGGACCTCTGCCTAGTGGAATGCCAGGTCCCGCTCCAATGAATATGGCGGTTGGtccccagggagccagacag GTCCCAGTCATGCAGGGAGCAGGCATGCAAGGAGCAAGCCTGCAGGGTGGAAGCCAGCCTGGTGCCTTTAGTCCTGGGCAGAACCAAGTCACTCCACAGGATCATGAGAAG gctgctttgattatgcAGGTTCTTCAGCTGACTGCAGACCAGATTGCCATGCTGCCACCGGAGCAAAGGCAGAGTATCCTAATCTTAAAGGAACAAATCCAGAAATCCACTGGAGCGCCTTAA